In Desulfosporosinus youngiae DSM 17734, the genomic stretch AACCTCTTTAAGGGTCTGTTTTCCCCATTCCAAATCCCAAGCACCATTTGCTAAGACCGCTATCTTAATTTTTAATCACCCTACTTTAGGTTCGCAGCCTGGCGAATATTCTTAACCGCTTGCTGTGGATCCGGTTGAGCGAAGACGGCTGCTCCCGCCACTAAAATATGGGCTCCCGCCTTGGCGACTACCGGAGCAGTTTCCATATTAATTCCTCCATCTACTTCAATAAGACAAGAGGATTGAGTTTGTTCAAGGTGACGCTGAAGAACCTGGATTTTCGGAACAACATTAGGTATAAATTTTTGCCCCCCAAATCCTGGGTTGACCGTCATCAAGAGCACCATATCCAAATCTCCTAAAACGTACTTCAACCCATCCAGTGGTGTCGCAGGATTAAGTGCTATTCCAGCTGTCATTCCACGTTCCTTGATTTGTTGAATGACACGATGAACATGTGGCGTTGTCTCTAAATGAAAGGTGATATGATCGGCACCAGCCGCTGCAAAATCTGCAATAAACTTCTCAGGCTCTTCAACCATCAGGTGCACATCAAAACGCATTCGCGAATGGTCTCTTATTGACTTAACCAGGGCCGGTCCAAAGGTAAGGTTGGGGACAAAATGCCCGTCCATGATATCGATATGTAAAACTTCTGCACCTGCCTCCTCAACCAGTTTAACCTGTTCTGCCAGGCGGGAAAAATCTGCGGATAAAATAGAAGGGGCCATTTGAATCACATTAATACTTCCTCTCTGCTTCAATTACTTCTTTCAAGAAAATAAGATAATGCTCATAACGCTCCGGATAAATTTCTCCATTTTCCAGTGCGGCTTTAATAGCACAATTGGGTTCTTTATCATGTAAACAGCTATTAAAACGGCAGAGTCCTCGACGCTGGGCGAACTCGGGAAAAAAGTCCGTTAATTCCGCCCGCTTCATTTCCGGTAAATAAAGAGAGGAAAAACCAGGTGTATCTGCAACCAGTCCTCCTGCGCAAACCATTAATTCTACATGCCGTGTCGTATGGCGGCCGCGCTTTGACTTATGACTTATTCGTCCTGTTTTCAGTTTCTTTCCAGGAGATAAGGCATTAAAGAGACTGGACTTTCCGGCACCTGAAGGCCCGGCGAGCACACTAATCTTATTCGCCAGATGGGCACGGATTTCTTCAATTCCCTGACCCGTTTCGCTGGAAACCTCAAACACTTTGTATCCTATATTACGGTAAACATCTGTTAAAGCGTGATCTGGTCCATCATTTAAGGGGTCCGCCCGGTACTTATCTAATTTAGTAAAGACTAAAATAGGCTCAATATCTGCCTCAATCACTTGGATTAACAAGCGGTCCAGAAGATTAAGGTCCGGCCTCGGGGAAGTCATGGCAAAAACCAAAATAGCCTGATCCACATTAGCAATTGCAGGTCGTGTTAAAGCATTCCGGCGTGACCCTACAGATTCAATCGTCGCCTTAGCCAAGTGTGGGCCTTCCGCTTCTTCCGAGAGAATGCTTACCTGATCTCCCGGCAAAAACTCTTGATCTTTAACGCGAAAGCGACCGCGCAGGGAACATTCCCATACTCGGCCTTCCGCATAAACATAATAAAATCCGCCATATCCTTTGAGAAGGACTCCATCAATCATTTTTATTCCTCACTAATCATTGTACTGGCGAAGATTTGTCAAGAGCCGGGCAACCGATACCGGATTATTTCCTGCCTGATCACCTATTCCTTGAGCATAAGGACCAGGTCCCCGCGAAACATACATTGTCACTTCTGAACCCTGCTGAACGCTTTCTCCCGGGTTAGGAACCGTGCGCGTCACTACACCTTCCGGGGACGTATCAGAAAGTTCGGTCTCTATCCTCAGTACCAGCTTATTTTGATCTTCGAGAATCATTTTGGCTTCGGAAGATAGCCTGCCAATCACATTTGGCATATTGATTGTCTCCCATTGCGGTCCTGCGCTTAGGGTCAAAGTGATGTTGCCATTCTTAGGCCATGCTGCTTTTGGCGCTGGATTCTGGTCAATAACAGAATCTTTTGCCGCGTCATCTGTCTTATAGGCAAATTTAATCTCTCCTGTGAATTCAGCATTGGTAATCATATTTATGGCATTTTCCTTTGACATCTGACCAACCATTACATTTGGAAATTCGATCAGCTCAATACCTTTGCTTACTACTACTTTTACTGTTCGTCCAGCTTTTATCGAGGTATCTGCCTGAGGGTCCTGTTTAATAATATAATCTTCCTTAACTTCACTATTAAATTCATAAGCTATCTCCGGATCGAGAGTTAATTTACGCTGTTTTAGATACTCCTCTGCAACAGGCACAATTTTACCTACTAAATTCGGAACCGTCGTCGATTCTACTGCAAGGTATTTCCAAAGGCCTCCGACCAGCAGAGCGAGAAGAAGCACGAATCCCCCAATAATCATTAGCCGGCGTTTCTTATTTACAGCCCTAGGAGGGGCCGAGCTTTTTATTCCAATCGGAGCCAGAGCCTCACTCATTCCTTTGTGCGTCTGAGTCTTTTCGGGATCATCTGCTTGAAAAGCATCGAACCAAGCTATAGGCTGACCCGCCTGAATATGATTTAGATCTTCCAGCAGATCTTTCGCCGTCTGGTAACGTCGTTCGGGGGCTTTGGAGATTGCCCGCATAATAACCCCTTCCAGTTCTTTACCAATTCGGGGATTGAGCTTGCTCGGCGGAACAGGCTCCTGCTGTAAATGCTTCAAGGCAATAGCAATCGGAGTTTCGCCGTCATAAGGAACTTTACCGGTAAGCAATTCGTACAGAACAATCCCCAGAGAATATATGTCCGACTGCTCATTGCTTTGAATTCCCTTGGCTTGTTCAGGCGATAGGTAATGAACCGAACCTACAATATCTCCGGTATGGGTCACAGTCGCTGAAGATACGGCCCTGGCGATACCGAAGTCTGTGACCTTAGCGTGCCCGTCTGCCGTTACTAATATGTTGTGAGGCTTAATGTCCCTGTGAATAATATGGTGTGTATGAGCGTTTTGGATGGCTCCTGTGATTTGTCTGGCAAGATTAATGGTCTGGTCATTGGAAAGCGGGGCATACTCCCGAATAATTTCTTTGAGATTACGGCCTTCCACATATTCCATAACGATGTATTCCATATCTCCATCTTTACCTACATCATAGATTGAAACAATGTTGGGATGAGATAAGCTTGCTGCGGACTGGGCTTCCCTCCGAAACCGACGAATAAAGTCTTCATCAGTGACAAACTGTTCTCGAAGGACCTTAATGGTCACAACTCGGTTCAGTAACAGATCCTTGGCCTTAAAAACAATCGCCATACCCCCGGCACCAATTTGCTCGATAACTTCATACCGTTCCCCGAAGATTTTACTCACTTTTGTCACCAACTTTCTGGTTCAATGCTTCCTGAATAATCTGTCGTGCGATCGGAGCTGCGGCTCCTCCTCCGGTTCCGCCATTTTCTACGATTACGGCAACCGCAATTTGCGGGTTATCCGCGGGTGCAAATGCGATATACCAAGCATGGGTCAGCACATTTCCTCCAGGCTCAGCTGAGCCCGTCTTACCTGCGACCTGAACACCGGGTAAGGCTCCGGGGGCAGCCGTACCATCCGTTACCGCTGTGACCATACCGCTCGTTATCTTATCCGCTTCCTCTTTAGAAAGCGCTGTCAGCCAAGGCTGAGGTTTCTGTTGAAATAAGACATTCTGGGAGGAGTCAAGCACTCTTTCAATTAGATGGGGAGTCATGATAACTCCATCGTTGGCAATTCCGGCCGTCATCAACGCCATATGGAAAGGGGTTACCAGAACTTCTCCCTGGCCAAATGTGCTGGCAGCCAGCAGATTCGTATTCAACGACGTCGGATTCATGGTTTCCTTGGTAATTGAACTCCTTGGAACCTTTAATTCGAAAGGAATCGTTTGTCCAAACCCAAATCCTTTGACCGCTGAAAGAAAGACTTGATCTCCAGCCTGCACTCCGAATGTCGCGAAGTACGTGTTGCATGATTCGGCCAAAGCCATATTATAATTAACCCAACCATGTGCTCTATCGTTCTGTTCCCGAATGACTTGTCCATTAATAATCGTCGATCCTTGACACTGATATAAATCTGTAGTATTCAAACCACTTCTCAATAAGGCTGCCGAGGTGACTACCTTCATAGTTGATCCCGGCGGATAGAGAGAAAAATAACGGTGTTCAAGGGGTCTTTGCTTTTCGCCAAGGGGTTTCTTTTCTTCC encodes the following:
- the rpe gene encoding ribulose-phosphate 3-epimerase, whose product is MIQMAPSILSADFSRLAEQVKLVEEAGAEVLHIDIMDGHFVPNLTFGPALVKSIRDHSRMRFDVHLMVEEPEKFIADFAAAGADHITFHLETTPHVHRVIQQIKERGMTAGIALNPATPLDGLKYVLGDLDMVLLMTVNPGFGGQKFIPNVVPKIQVLQRHLEQTQSSCLIEVDGGINMETAPVVAKAGAHILVAGAAVFAQPDPQQAVKNIRQAANLK
- the rsgA gene encoding ribosome small subunit-dependent GTPase A, whose protein sequence is MIDGVLLKGYGGFYYVYAEGRVWECSLRGRFRVKDQEFLPGDQVSILSEEAEGPHLAKATIESVGSRRNALTRPAIANVDQAILVFAMTSPRPDLNLLDRLLIQVIEADIEPILVFTKLDKYRADPLNDGPDHALTDVYRNIGYKVFEVSSETGQGIEEIRAHLANKISVLAGPSGAGKSSLFNALSPGKKLKTGRISHKSKRGRHTTRHVELMVCAGGLVADTPGFSSLYLPEMKRAELTDFFPEFAQRRGLCRFNSCLHDKEPNCAIKAALENGEIYPERYEHYLIFLKEVIEAERKY
- the pknB gene encoding Stk1 family PASTA domain-containing Ser/Thr kinase, producing MSKIFGERYEVIEQIGAGGMAIVFKAKDLLLNRVVTIKVLREQFVTDEDFIRRFRREAQSAASLSHPNIVSIYDVGKDGDMEYIVMEYVEGRNLKEIIREYAPLSNDQTINLARQITGAIQNAHTHHIIHRDIKPHNILVTADGHAKVTDFGIARAVSSATVTHTGDIVGSVHYLSPEQAKGIQSNEQSDIYSLGIVLYELLTGKVPYDGETPIAIALKHLQQEPVPPSKLNPRIGKELEGVIMRAISKAPERRYQTAKDLLEDLNHIQAGQPIAWFDAFQADDPEKTQTHKGMSEALAPIGIKSSAPPRAVNKKRRLMIIGGFVLLLALLVGGLWKYLAVESTTVPNLVGKIVPVAEEYLKQRKLTLDPEIAYEFNSEVKEDYIIKQDPQADTSIKAGRTVKVVVSKGIELIEFPNVMVGQMSKENAINMITNAEFTGEIKFAYKTDDAAKDSVIDQNPAPKAAWPKNGNITLTLSAGPQWETINMPNVIGRLSSEAKMILEDQNKLVLRIETELSDTSPEGVVTRTVPNPGESVQQGSEVTMYVSRGPGPYAQGIGDQAGNNPVSVARLLTNLRQYND
- a CDS encoding peptidoglycan D,D-transpeptidase FtsI family protein, yielding MRGVRQVALGMAFSFFVLSLGLVYWQVVQADTLLENPANRRLILMESRVTRGGIFDRNGEILAQTQIAEGKKVRVYPKGEMFEPVLGYSSVKLGASGLEGSLADWLLGIKRATPTQAVQQLFALPRQGDDVVLTLDSRLQSIAYNALKGKMGSVVALDPQTGEVLAMVSQPSFNPTNLDQKWNEIISQEEKKPLGEKQRPLEHRYFSLYPPGSTMKVVTSAALLRSGLNTTDLYQCQGSTIINGQVIREQNDRAHGWVNYNMALAESCNTYFATFGVQAGDQVFLSAVKGFGFGQTIPFELKVPRSSITKETMNPTSLNTNLLAASTFGQGEVLVTPFHMALMTAGIANDGVIMTPHLIERVLDSSQNVLFQQKPQPWLTALSKEEADKITSGMVTAVTDGTAAPGALPGVQVAGKTGSAEPGGNVLTHAWYIAFAPADNPQIAVAVIVENGGTGGGAAAPIARQIIQEALNQKVGDKSE